A DNA window from Denticeps clupeoides unplaced genomic scaffold, fDenClu1.1, whole genome shotgun sequence contains the following coding sequences:
- the LOC114771709 gene encoding SH3 domain-binding protein 5-like isoform X2 — MEPGSLRENPPGSGDPDKAEWREETPGAESGEVGGRAADGTEQFEEELDPRIQEELEHLNQASDEINRLELQLDEARFSYRRILTDSARKLNAQGSQLGSCIEKARPYYEARRLAKEAQQETQKAALRYERAVSMHTAAREMVYVAEQGLLADRNTLDPTWQEMLNHATAKVNEAEEERLRSEREHQRVTQLCQEAEARVQTLQKALKRVILKSKPYFEMKAQFNHILEEHKAKVVQLEERVAKVKTCYSVALRNLEQISEQIHAQRGQARAARERSRACGGRSSPMGAESERAEVIQAGAYGGVGSALLEVDWADEKTRQWVERHRESGWGRKERAERAGSDSMSVISLQTIASDLEKCDSVEHLGDLSDVGSLIGEDRGPRAEERLGTTPVPSVSKQDGERGAVGTERKQSFVKQHHRSISL; from the exons ATGGAACCGGGGAGCCTGCGTGAAAACCCACCGGGTTCCGGAGACCCCGACAAGGCCGAGTGGCGAGAGGAGACCCCCGGGGCAGAGTCGGGAGAAGTGGGGGGACGCGCCGCTGATGGAACCGAGCAGTTCGAAGAAGAGCTGGACCCCAGAATTCAG GAAGAACTGGAGCATCTTAACCAGGCCAGTGATGAGATCAACAGACTGGAGCTTCAGTTGGAC GAAGCCAGGTTCAGTTACAGAAGGATCCTCACAGACTCTGCGCGGAAACTCAACGCGCAGGGATCTCAGCTCGGCTCCTGCATCGAGAAAGCCAGGCCGTACTATGAGGCGCGGAGGTTGGccaaagag GCTCAGCAGGAGACCCAGAAGGCCGCTCTGAGGTACGAGAGGGCGGTTTCCATGCACACGGCGGCCCGGGAGATGGTGTATGTGGCGGAGCAGGGCCTGCTGGCGGACCGGAACACGCTTGACCCCACCTGGCAGGAGATGCTCAACCACGCCACTGCTAAG GTGAACGAGGCGGAGGAGGAGCGCCTGCGGAGCGAGCGCGAGCACCAACGCGTCACCCAGCTGTGCCAGGAGGCCGAGGCCCGGGTGCAGACCCTGCAGAAGGCGCTGAAGAGGGTCATCCTCAAGTCCAAGCCCTACTTTGAGATGAAAGCTCAGTTCAACCACATCTTGGAG GAGCACAAGGCCAAGGTGGTCCAGCTGGAGGAGCGTGTGGCGAAGGTGAAGACCTGCTACTCCGTTGCCCTGAGGAACCTGGAGCAAATCAGTGAGCAGATCCACGCCCAGAGGGGGCAGGCCCGGGCTGCCAGGGAGAGGAGCAGAGCCTGTGGTGGGAGGAGCTCACCCATGGGGGCGGAGTCAGAGAGGGCAGAGGTCATCCAGGCCGGGGCGTATGGGGGAGTGGGTTCAGCGTTGTTAGAAGTCGACTGGGCGGATGAGAAGACCAGACAGTGGGTGGAGAGGCACCGGGAGAGTGGGTGGGGCCGGAAGGAGAGGGCGGAGCGGGCGGGGTCGGACTCCATGTCCGTCATCAGCTTGCAGACCATCGCGTCTGACCTGGAGAAGTGTGACTCTGTGGAGCACCTGGGTGACCTGAGTGACGTTGGCAGTCTGATCGGGGAGGACAGGGGACCTCGGGCGGAGGAGAGATTAGGGACGACGCCGGTACCGAGCGTGTCCAAACAGGACGGGGAGAGGGGCGCGGTGGGGACAGAGAGGAAGCAGAGTTTCGTGAAGCAGCACCACAGGAGCATCAGCTTGTAA
- the LOC114771709 gene encoding SH3 domain-binding protein 5-like isoform X1, translating to MEPGSLRENPPGSGDPDKAEWREETPGAESGEVGGRAADGTEQFEEELDPRIQVVLHELDPKIQEELEHLNQASDEINRLELQLDEARFSYRRILTDSARKLNAQGSQLGSCIEKARPYYEARRLAKEAQQETQKAALRYERAVSMHTAAREMVYVAEQGLLADRNTLDPTWQEMLNHATAKVNEAEEERLRSEREHQRVTQLCQEAEARVQTLQKALKRVILKSKPYFEMKAQFNHILEEHKAKVVQLEERVAKVKTCYSVALRNLEQISEQIHAQRGQARAARERSRACGGRSSPMGAESERAEVIQAGAYGGVGSALLEVDWADEKTRQWVERHRESGWGRKERAERAGSDSMSVISLQTIASDLEKCDSVEHLGDLSDVGSLIGEDRGPRAEERLGTTPVPSVSKQDGERGAVGTERKQSFVKQHHRSISL from the exons ATGGAACCGGGGAGCCTGCGTGAAAACCCACCGGGTTCCGGAGACCCCGACAAGGCCGAGTGGCGAGAGGAGACCCCCGGGGCAGAGTCGGGAGAAGTGGGGGGACGCGCCGCTGATGGAACCGAGCAGTTCGAAGAAGAGCTGGACCCCAGAATTCAGGTAGTCCTGCATGAGCTGGACCCCAAAATTCAG GAAGAACTGGAGCATCTTAACCAGGCCAGTGATGAGATCAACAGACTGGAGCTTCAGTTGGAC GAAGCCAGGTTCAGTTACAGAAGGATCCTCACAGACTCTGCGCGGAAACTCAACGCGCAGGGATCTCAGCTCGGCTCCTGCATCGAGAAAGCCAGGCCGTACTATGAGGCGCGGAGGTTGGccaaagag GCTCAGCAGGAGACCCAGAAGGCCGCTCTGAGGTACGAGAGGGCGGTTTCCATGCACACGGCGGCCCGGGAGATGGTGTATGTGGCGGAGCAGGGCCTGCTGGCGGACCGGAACACGCTTGACCCCACCTGGCAGGAGATGCTCAACCACGCCACTGCTAAG GTGAACGAGGCGGAGGAGGAGCGCCTGCGGAGCGAGCGCGAGCACCAACGCGTCACCCAGCTGTGCCAGGAGGCCGAGGCCCGGGTGCAGACCCTGCAGAAGGCGCTGAAGAGGGTCATCCTCAAGTCCAAGCCCTACTTTGAGATGAAAGCTCAGTTCAACCACATCTTGGAG GAGCACAAGGCCAAGGTGGTCCAGCTGGAGGAGCGTGTGGCGAAGGTGAAGACCTGCTACTCCGTTGCCCTGAGGAACCTGGAGCAAATCAGTGAGCAGATCCACGCCCAGAGGGGGCAGGCCCGGGCTGCCAGGGAGAGGAGCAGAGCCTGTGGTGGGAGGAGCTCACCCATGGGGGCGGAGTCAGAGAGGGCAGAGGTCATCCAGGCCGGGGCGTATGGGGGAGTGGGTTCAGCGTTGTTAGAAGTCGACTGGGCGGATGAGAAGACCAGACAGTGGGTGGAGAGGCACCGGGAGAGTGGGTGGGGCCGGAAGGAGAGGGCGGAGCGGGCGGGGTCGGACTCCATGTCCGTCATCAGCTTGCAGACCATCGCGTCTGACCTGGAGAAGTGTGACTCTGTGGAGCACCTGGGTGACCTGAGTGACGTTGGCAGTCTGATCGGGGAGGACAGGGGACCTCGGGCGGAGGAGAGATTAGGGACGACGCCGGTACCGAGCGTGTCCAAACAGGACGGGGAGAGGGGCGCGGTGGGGACAGAGAGGAAGCAGAGTTTCGTGAAGCAGCACCACAGGAGCATCAGCTTGTAA
- the LOC114771700 gene encoding general transcription factor IIH subunit 4-like, translated as MKLRVQLQCKNLHEFLKELSPEILDRLYNHPATCLAVYRELPALAKIYVMRMVFLEQPLPQAAVALWVKKDSQKNHDQCVSVLTGLRLWHIQQLPGGLQGTVLNPVFKDNLRIALLGGGKAWADEGCSLGPDRHARDVESLDRYAMERWEVILHFMVGSPSAAVSQDLAQLLIQAGLMRSEAGEAPCITSAGFQFLLLDTASQLWYFTLQYLKTAQSRGMDLVEILSFLFQLSFSTLGRDYSVEGMSESLLTFLQHLREFGLVFQRKRKSRRYYPTRLAITLAAGVTANTSSSSSSSSAAASSGTGDVGFIVVETNYRLYAYTNSELQIALVALFSEMLYRFPNVVVAQVTRESVQQAIANGITAQQIIHFLRTRAHPVMVKQTPVLPPTVTDQIRLWELERDRLQFTEGVLYNQFLSQADFEVLRDRAQGLGVLVWQNAPQRVMVVTPHGHSEVKRFWKRQKSHT; from the exons ATGAAGCTGCGAGTGCAGCTGCAGTGTAAGAACCTGCACGAGTTCCTGAAGGAGCTGAGCCCGGAGATCCTGGACCGTCTCTACAACCACCCGGCCACCTGCCTGGCGGTGTACAG GGAGCTGCCAGCATTAGCGAAGATCTATGTGATGCGCATggtgtttctggaacagcctcTCCCACAAGCTGCGGTTGCTTTGTGGGTTAAAAAGGATAGTCAGAA GAACCACGaccagtgtgtgtctgtgttaacTGGGCTTCGCTTGTGGCACATTCAGCAGCTCCCAGGTGGCCTCCAGGGCACAGTGCTCAACCCCGTATTTAAGGACAACCTCAGGATAGCGCTGCTGGGAGG agGTAAAGCGTGGGCAGACGAAGGCTGCAGTCTGGGCCCCGACCGCCATGCACGGGACGTGGAGAGCCTGGACCGCTATGCCATGGAGCGCTGGGAGGTCATCCTGCACTTCATGGTGGGTTCACCCAGCGCGGCAGTGAGCCAGGACCTGGCACAGCTTCTCATACAGGCTGGGCTCATGAGGAG TGAGGCTGGTGAAGCCCCCTGCATAACGTCAGCGGGCTTTCAGTTCCTGCTGCTGGACACAGCCTCTCAGCTCTGGTACTTCACTCTGCAGTACCTCAAAACAGCTCAG TCTAGAGGAATGGACCTGGTAGAGATCCTGTCCTTTCTGTTCCAGCTCAGTTTTTCCACGCTTGGCAGA GATTACTCTGTGGAGGGCATGAGTGAGTCTCTCCTCACCTTCTTGCAGCACTTGCGTGAGTTTGGCCTGGTCTTCCAGAGAAAG AGGAAGTCCAGGAGGTACTACCCCACCCGGCTGGCGATAACTCTGGCTGCAGGGGTCACTGccaacacctcctcctcctcctcttcttcatcagcAGCTGCCTCTTCAGGAACTGGGGATGTTGGCTTCATAGTTGTGGAAACCAACTACCGTTTGTACGCCTATACAA ACTCTGAGCTGCAGATTGCCTTGGTGGCCCTGTTCAGCGAAATGCTTTACCGATTTCCCAACGTGGTGGTAGCTCAGGTCACCAGGGAGTCGGTGCAGCAGGCCATTGCCAACGGCATCACCGCGCAGCAG ATTATCCACTTCCTGAGGACCAGAGCACACCCAGTCATGGTTAAACAG ACCCCAGTTCTTCCACCTACAGTGACCGATCAGATCAGACTGTGGGAACTAGAGCGAGACAGACTGCAGTTCACAGAAG GAGTGCTGTACAACCAGTTCCTGTCACAAGCTGATTTTGAAGTACTTCGGGACCGAGCTCAG GGCCTCGGGGTGCTGGTGTGGCAGAATGCTCCACAGAGGGTCATGGTGGTGACGCCTCATGGACACAGTGAGGTCAAGAGATTCTGGAAGAGGCAGAAGAGTCACACTTAA
- the LOC114771705 gene encoding DNA-directed RNA polymerase I subunit RPA12-like yields the protein MSCFGGDPNFCPECGNILPLPGAQDCVVCRRCGFAIPVREFADQVIKSSVVFNPLEESTVAAESSEDSELKGPITDRRCSRCSKEGMVYHTRQMRSADEGQTVFFTCIHCRYQEKEDS from the exons ATGTCGTGTTTCGGCGGAGACCCGAACTTCTGCCCCGAGTGCGGGAACATCCTGCCGCTACCCGGAGCTCAGGACTGCGTCGTGTGCCGCCGCTGCGGCTTCGCCATACCGGTCCGGG aATTTGCGGATCAAGTCATCAAGTCTTCAGTCGTGTTCAACCCGCTGGAAGAGTCCACCGTGGCCGCCGAAAGCAGCGAGGATTCCGAATTGAAGGGGCCGATT ACCGACCGACGCTGTTCACGGTGCAGTAAGGAGGGGATGGTGTATCACACTCGACAGATGAGGTCCGCTGATGAAGGCCAGACAGTCTTCTTCACATGTATCCACTGCAG gTATCAAGAGAAAGAGGATTCTTGA
- the LOC114771706 gene encoding spliceosome RNA helicase DDX39B, which yields MNTRDRDGLGLVFVSVPRMAENDVENELLDYEEDEVDAAAGVGDGAIVGGAGDALSMRKEGVKGSYVSIHSSGFRDFLLKPELLRAIVDCGFEHPSEVQHECIPQAILGMDVLCQAKSGMGKTAVFVLATLQQLEPVTGQVSVLVMCHTRELAFQISKEYERFSKYMPTVKVAVFFGGLPIKKDEEVLKRESPHVVVGTPGRILALSRNKSLNLRHIKHFILDECDKMLEQLDMRRDVQEIFRMTPHEKQVMMFSATLSKEIRPVCRKFMQDPMEIFVDDETRLTLHGLQQYYVKLKDNEKNRKLFDLLDVLEFNQVVIFVKSVQRCIALAQLLVEQNFPAIAIHRGMPQEERLARYQQFKDFQRRILVATNLFGRGMDIERVNIAFNYDMPEDSDTYLHRVARAGRFGTKGLAITFVSDEGDARTLNDVQDRFEVNISELPEEIDISSYIEQTR from the exons atgaatacaagaGATAGGGATGGACTTGGGttagtgtttgtgtctgttcccAGGATGGCGGAGAACGACGTGGAGAATGAGCTGTTGGACTATGAAGAAGATGAGGTGGACGCAGCAGCTGGAGTCGGAGATGGGGCGATAGTGGGCGGTGCGGGCGACGCCCTGTCCATGAGGAAGGAGGGCGTGAAGGGCTCCTACGTGTCCATCCACTCCTCCGGCTTTCGCGATTTCCTCCTGAAGCCGGAGCTGCTGAGAGCCATCGTGGACTGTGGCTTCGAGCATCCGTCCGAAG TCCAGCACGAGTGCATTCCCCAAGCCATCCTCGGCATGGACGTCCTGTGCCAGGCCAAGTCCGGTATGGGGAAGACCGCGGTCTTCGTCCTGGCCACCTTGCAGCAGCTGGAGCCGGTGACTGGCCAG GTGTCTGTGCTGGTGATGTGCCACACGCGTGAGCTGGCGTTTCAGATCAGTAAAGAATACGAGCGATTCTCCAAATACATGCCAACTGTCAAG GTGGCGGTGTTTTTCGGTGGGCTTCCCATCAAGAAGGATGAGGAGGTGTTGAAGAGGGAGAGCCCTCACGTGGTGGTGGGGACCCCGGGGCGAATATTAGCCTTGTCCCGCAACAAGAGCCTGAACCTGCGACACATTAAACACTTTATCCTGGACGAATGCGACAAGATGCTGGAGCAGCTTG ACATGCGCAGAGACGTCCAGGAGATTTTCCGCATGACCCCCCATGAAAAGCAAGTCATGATGTTCAGTGCCACCCTGAGCAAAGAGATCCGCCCCGTCTGCCGAAAATTCATGCAAGAT CCGATGGAGATCTTTGTGGACGACGAGACCAGGCTGACGCTGCACGGCCTGCAGCAGTACTACGTCAAGCTGAAGGACAACGAGAAGAACAGAAAGCTCTTCGACCTCCTGGACGTGCTGGAGTTCAACCAG GTGGTGATCTTCGTGAAGTCCGTGCAGCGCTGCATCGCTCTGGCTCAGCTGCTGGTGGAGCAGAACTTCCCCGCCATCGCCATCCACCGCGGGATGCCGCAGGAGGAACG ACTGGCGCGCTACCAGCAGTTCAAGGACTTCCAGAGACGCATCCTGGTGGCCACCAACCTGTTCGGCCGAGGGATGGACATCGAGCGCGTGAACATCGCCTTTAACTACGACATGCCGGAGGATTCCGACACGTACTTACACcgg GTGGCGCGAGCTGGCCGGTTCGGGACTAAGGGCCTGGCCATCACCTTCGTGTCGGACGAGGGCGACGCCCGCACCCTGAACGACGTGCAGGACCGCTTCGAGGTGAACATCAGCGAGCTCCCCGAGGAAATCGACATTTCCTCGTACA TTGAACAAACTCGGTGA
- the LOC114771707 gene encoding alpha-1,3-mannosyl-glycoprotein 2-beta-N-acetylglucosaminyltransferase-like isoform X1, protein MRSRDKMKRVVSSLQSLLCHWAMVRKKGSLILCGAFLFVAWNALLLLFLWGRPPIGRLGEGGGAEPGGREEWGVGKGGGSNLAGEVIRLAEEVESELETQKKLLKQIQSHRSLWEQQKELGKRELEQQKEEKKEQSGPEQKSPPPQKLSSLENDRKSPNVGLDSIVSQVPESKQGTKVEAEKKEATFHTKVDVTEASPQVVIPVLVIACDRVTVKRSLDKLIQYRPSPELHPIIVSQDCGHAETARVIGSYGSQVKHLSQPEISDIPVRPEHRKFQGYYKIARHYRWALNQVFRTLSYSTVVIVEDDLEVAPDFFEYFRALYPILRSDPSLWCVSAWNDNGRDGLVDPGRADLLYRTDFFPGLGWMLLKELWDELEPKWPKAFWDDWMRQPEQRRERSCVRPEVSRTMTFGRKGVSLGQFFDQYLRYIKLNAEFVPFTTLDLSYLVRDKYDEKFEKEVYVAPLVKVEELHQGGSLKGAGPFRVQYSSRDSFKVLARNLGVMDDLKSGVPRAGYRGVVSFFSRGRRVYLAPPEGWTHYDTTWS, encoded by the exons ATGAGAAGTCGGGATAAAATGAAGAGAG TCGTTTCCTCGCTCCAGTCGCTGCTCTGTCACTGGGCCATGGTTCGTAAGAAAGGGTCGCTCATTTTGTGCGGAGCGTTCCTGTTCGTCGCCTGGAATGCTTtgctcctcctctttctgtgGGGACGCCCTCCTATTGGTCGGCTGGGAGAAGGAGGCGGCGCTGAACCAGGCGGGAGAGAAGAGTGGGGAGTCGGGAAAGGGGGAGGGTCCAACCTGGCCGGGGAGGTGATTCGATTGGCTGAAGAGGTGGAGTCGGAGTTGGAAACTCAGAAGAAACTCCTGAAGCAGATACAGAGTCATCGGTCGCTGTGGGAGCAGCAGAAAGAACTTGGAAAGAGGGAGCTGGAACAGcagaaggaagagaaaaagGAACAGTCGGGACCTGAGCAGAAATCGCCGCCGCCTCAGAAACTAAGTAGTttagaaaatgacagaaaaagccCGAACGTCGGACTCGACTCGATCGTCTCGCAGGTCCCCGAATCCAAACAAGGCACTAAAGTAGAGGCTGAGAAGAAAGAAGCCACTTTCCACACCAAAGTGGACGTCACCGAGGCTAGTCCCCAGGTGGTCATCCCGGTCCTGGTCATCGCCTGCGACAGGGTGACCGTCAAGCGGAGTTTGGACAAGCTGATCCAGTACCGGCCCTCTCCAGAGCTCCACCCCATCATCGTCAGCCAGGACTGTGGCCACGCTGAGACCGCCCGTGTCATCGGCTCCTATGGCAGTCAGGTGAAGCACCTCAGCCAGCCAGAGATCTCGGACATTCCCGTACGGCCGGAGCACAGGAAGTTCCAGGGATACTACAAAATCGCCAGGCACTACCGCTGGGCGCTGAATCAGGTGTTCCGGACCCTCTCGTATTCCACCGTGGTCATTGTGGAGGACGACTTGGAG GTGGCGCCCGACTTTTTCGAGTATTTCCGTGCCCTCTACCCGATCCTTCGCTCTGACCCGTCCCTCTGGTGCGTCTCGGCCTGGAACGACAACGGCCGAGACGGGCTGGTGGACCCGGGCAGGGCCGACCTCCTGTACAGAACAGACTTCTTTCCCGGCCTGGGCTGGATGCTGCTGAAGGAGCTTTGGGACGAGCTGGAGCCGAAATGGCCCAAGGCGTTCTGGGACGACTGGATGCGGCAGCCGGAGCAGAGGAGGGAGCGCTCCTGCGTACGGCCGGAGGTCTCCAGGACCATGACGTTCGGCCGGAAGGGGGTCAGCTTGGGTCAGTTTTTTGACCAGTATTTGCGCTACATCAAACTCAACGCTGAATTTGTGCCTTTCACTACACTCGACCTGTCTTACCTGGTCAGGGACAAGTACGACGAGAAGTTTGAGAAGGAGGTCTATGTCGCCCCCTTGGTGAAAGTGGAGGAACTGCACCAAGGGGGCAGTCTTAAGGGGGCTGGACCGTTTCGGGTGCAGTACTCAAGCCGGGACAGTTTTAAAGTCCTTGCCCGCAATCTGGGGGTGATGGATGACCTGAAGTCTGGGGTTCCTCGTGCGGGCTACAGGGGCGTGGTTAGCTTCTTCTCGCGTGGCCGTCGGGTGTATCTTGCCCCTCCTGAAGGATGGACGCACTATGACACTACGTGGAGCTGA
- the LOC114771707 gene encoding alpha-1,3-mannosyl-glycoprotein 2-beta-N-acetylglucosaminyltransferase-like isoform X2 — MVRKKGSLILCGAFLFVAWNALLLLFLWGRPPIGRLGEGGGAEPGGREEWGVGKGGGSNLAGEVIRLAEEVESELETQKKLLKQIQSHRSLWEQQKELGKRELEQQKEEKKEQSGPEQKSPPPQKLSSLENDRKSPNVGLDSIVSQVPESKQGTKVEAEKKEATFHTKVDVTEASPQVVIPVLVIACDRVTVKRSLDKLIQYRPSPELHPIIVSQDCGHAETARVIGSYGSQVKHLSQPEISDIPVRPEHRKFQGYYKIARHYRWALNQVFRTLSYSTVVIVEDDLEVAPDFFEYFRALYPILRSDPSLWCVSAWNDNGRDGLVDPGRADLLYRTDFFPGLGWMLLKELWDELEPKWPKAFWDDWMRQPEQRRERSCVRPEVSRTMTFGRKGVSLGQFFDQYLRYIKLNAEFVPFTTLDLSYLVRDKYDEKFEKEVYVAPLVKVEELHQGGSLKGAGPFRVQYSSRDSFKVLARNLGVMDDLKSGVPRAGYRGVVSFFSRGRRVYLAPPEGWTHYDTTWS, encoded by the exons ATGGTTCGTAAGAAAGGGTCGCTCATTTTGTGCGGAGCGTTCCTGTTCGTCGCCTGGAATGCTTtgctcctcctctttctgtgGGGACGCCCTCCTATTGGTCGGCTGGGAGAAGGAGGCGGCGCTGAACCAGGCGGGAGAGAAGAGTGGGGAGTCGGGAAAGGGGGAGGGTCCAACCTGGCCGGGGAGGTGATTCGATTGGCTGAAGAGGTGGAGTCGGAGTTGGAAACTCAGAAGAAACTCCTGAAGCAGATACAGAGTCATCGGTCGCTGTGGGAGCAGCAGAAAGAACTTGGAAAGAGGGAGCTGGAACAGcagaaggaagagaaaaagGAACAGTCGGGACCTGAGCAGAAATCGCCGCCGCCTCAGAAACTAAGTAGTttagaaaatgacagaaaaagccCGAACGTCGGACTCGACTCGATCGTCTCGCAGGTCCCCGAATCCAAACAAGGCACTAAAGTAGAGGCTGAGAAGAAAGAAGCCACTTTCCACACCAAAGTGGACGTCACCGAGGCTAGTCCCCAGGTGGTCATCCCGGTCCTGGTCATCGCCTGCGACAGGGTGACCGTCAAGCGGAGTTTGGACAAGCTGATCCAGTACCGGCCCTCTCCAGAGCTCCACCCCATCATCGTCAGCCAGGACTGTGGCCACGCTGAGACCGCCCGTGTCATCGGCTCCTATGGCAGTCAGGTGAAGCACCTCAGCCAGCCAGAGATCTCGGACATTCCCGTACGGCCGGAGCACAGGAAGTTCCAGGGATACTACAAAATCGCCAGGCACTACCGCTGGGCGCTGAATCAGGTGTTCCGGACCCTCTCGTATTCCACCGTGGTCATTGTGGAGGACGACTTGGAG GTGGCGCCCGACTTTTTCGAGTATTTCCGTGCCCTCTACCCGATCCTTCGCTCTGACCCGTCCCTCTGGTGCGTCTCGGCCTGGAACGACAACGGCCGAGACGGGCTGGTGGACCCGGGCAGGGCCGACCTCCTGTACAGAACAGACTTCTTTCCCGGCCTGGGCTGGATGCTGCTGAAGGAGCTTTGGGACGAGCTGGAGCCGAAATGGCCCAAGGCGTTCTGGGACGACTGGATGCGGCAGCCGGAGCAGAGGAGGGAGCGCTCCTGCGTACGGCCGGAGGTCTCCAGGACCATGACGTTCGGCCGGAAGGGGGTCAGCTTGGGTCAGTTTTTTGACCAGTATTTGCGCTACATCAAACTCAACGCTGAATTTGTGCCTTTCACTACACTCGACCTGTCTTACCTGGTCAGGGACAAGTACGACGAGAAGTTTGAGAAGGAGGTCTATGTCGCCCCCTTGGTGAAAGTGGAGGAACTGCACCAAGGGGGCAGTCTTAAGGGGGCTGGACCGTTTCGGGTGCAGTACTCAAGCCGGGACAGTTTTAAAGTCCTTGCCCGCAATCTGGGGGTGATGGATGACCTGAAGTCTGGGGTTCCTCGTGCGGGCTACAGGGGCGTGGTTAGCTTCTTCTCGCGTGGCCGTCGGGTGTATCTTGCCCCTCCTGAAGGATGGACGCACTATGACACTACGTGGAGCTGA